The DNA sequence CGCGCACGATCGTCGAAGCGGCCCGCCGCGGCGAGGCCATCGGCCGTGTCTTCATGGCGGCGACCGACGGCGAGGCCCGCGACCGCGTGCTGATCAGTCAGCGCGGCATCGGCGCGTGGACCTCGGCCGAGACGCGCATCCGCGCGCTCGGAGATCCCGACGCGGTGAGCGTCGGCGACTTCCACCTCGCACACGAAGTCGGCTACGCCCTCACCGGCGCGCGCGTCGACGACGACGGGATGCTGGAGCTGCTCGCCCCGTGGGCGGGTCAGCGTCAGCGCGTGATCCGCTACCTCGAAGCGAGCGGCATCCGGGAGCCCCGGCGCGCACCGCGCCTGCACCCCGAGGACCACCGCAACCGCTGAGCTCGAGGCCGCGCCCTAGGCTGATCCCATGTCTGAACCTCGCACCGGCTGGCCGAAGGGCCGCATCCAGTGGCTCATCGGCACGATCCTGATCTTCGCCGGCGGCGTGCTGTTCGGTCTGATCTGGGGACAGCTGTGGATCGGCATCGTCTTGGCCCTGGCGATCTCGGTCGGCTGGCTGATCGCGTACGAATCCTGGCGCGGGCGGCACATCGGCATCGACGACCCCGACGACAACGGCGCGCAGCTCTAGGCTCCGGACGCCCTCACATCTCCTCGTGGGTATCGGGATCCCCGTCCCACAGCCGACCGCGCTCGAGCGCGGAGATCGCCGACACCTCGTCATCGGTCAGGCGGAAGCCGAAGACATCGGCGTTCTCGCGCTGACGGTCGGCATCGGCTGACTTCGGGATCGGCGTGCTCCCCAGCTGCGTGTGCCAGCGCAGCACGACCTGAGTGGGGGTCACATCGTGGGTGCCGGCGATCTCCTGCAGCACCTGTTCCTGCAGCAGCTCGGATCGACGCGCCAGCGGACTCCAGCTCTCGGTGCGGATGCCGTGCACGGCGTGGAAGGCACGGAGCTCCGCCTGGGGGAAGTAGGGGTGCAGCTCCACCTGATTGACCGCGGGCGTGACGCCGGTCTCGTCGATGAGCTCGGTCAGCATCGCGGCCGTGAAGTTGGACACGCCGATCGAGCGCACCAGCCCCTGCTCCCGGGCGTCGATCATCCCGCGCCAGGTGTCCAGGTACTTGCCCACGCTGGGGTTGGGCCAGTGGATGAGCGAGAGGTCGATCCGGTCGAGACCCAGCAGCGCGAGCGAGGCCTTGGTGCTCTCCAGCGCCTCCGCGCGTCCGTGATGACGACCGGGGATCTTGGTCGTGATCAGCAGCTCGGCGCGGTCCACGCCGGCGGTGCGGACCGCCTCGCCGACTTCGCCCTCGTTCTCGTAGTTGACCGCGGTGTCCAACAGTCGGTAGCCGCTGTCGATGGCCGCGACGATCGCGGCCACTCCCTCCGGGCCCTGCAGCTTGTAGGTGCCCAGTCCCAGCTCGGGGAAGGCCACGCCGTCGTTCAGGGTCACGGTGGGGATGCTCAGCATGACTCCATCCTCCCGCACACGGATGTGCTCTCGCGGCCGGCTTCCGTTCTCGCGGCCCGTGGTGCGGTTCGGGCCGCGACACGCAGCGCGGGCCGCGACACGCAGCGCGGGCCGCGAGGCGCAGCGCGGCGTGCGAGCTCGCGTGTGCCGCGCGCGGCGCGTCAGCGGGCGCTGTCGATCGTGACCGTCCCGGCCGAGACCGTGACGTCGACCGTGTTGCGGGCACCGGCCTGCGTCTGCAGCCCGTTGTCGAACTCGCCGGCCGACACGTCCGAGCGCACGTCGTAGGCGCCGTCCGGGAGCTCGAGATCCAGGCCACCTGCGCTCACGTCCACCGTCACGGTGCGCGGCGCGGTGCCGGTCAGGCGTGCATCGATCGTGCCCGCGCTCACCGAGAAGCCGGCCTCGGTCACGTCCGCGAGGTCGATGTCCGCCCCGCCCGCGCTCAGCTCGGCGGTGAGCGTCGTGGCCGATCCGTCCACCGAGAGCCGGCCCGCGCCGACGTCGATGCCGAGGTCGCCGAACCGCCCATCGACCGTGAGATCGCCGGCGGCGAGCTCCAGCGTGGCGTCGAGGTCGTCGCCGGCGAGGTCCTGCGGCAGCGTGAGGATCGCCCGCACCTCACCGCCGAAGACCCACCAGCCTGGACCGAAGCGCTGGGGCGAGGCGACCCGCAGGGTGTCGCCGTCGGTGCGAAGCGTCCACGAGCCCGCCCCCAGACCGCTGGTCACCTGAAGCGTCGCCTCGGACACGTCGGCGAACTCGAGGCGGAGCGAGGCGGCATCCACACTGACATCGAGTTCGCTCACTCCCCCGACATCGACGCTGCGGCTCTCGGTGCGGACGCTCGCGGCGGCGACGGTGGAGAACACCGCCGAGCCGAGCGCCCCGAGGATCACGGCCGCGCCGAGCGCGATCGCGAGGATCGCCACGACGCGGGAGGAACCCCGGGTCGGCGGCGGCGTCGGGGCCGCGGGAGCCGCGGGAGGGGGTGCGATGGTCATGATCCTGCTCCTGTCTGCGGCTGCGGGCCGCCGTGTTCGAGGTGGACGAGCGCTGCCAGCACCCGCCGGTTGCCGGACTCGTCCGGCTCGAGTTCGAGCTTCTGGAAGATCGCGGTGATGTACTTCTCCACGCTCGCCTCGGAGACGAAGAGGGTTGCCGCGATCGCCTGGTTCGACCGACCCTCGGCGATGAGTGCGAGCGTCGACGCCTCGCGCGGCGTAAGGCGCTGCATCCGCTCGTCGCGGGGTCGGCGGCTGAGCAGCTGCGCGACCACTTCGGGATCCAGGACCGTTGCACCGTCCCTGATGCGGGCGACCGCCTCGAGGAAGTCCGACACGTCCGCGACCCGGTCCTTCAGCAGGTAGCCGATCGCTCCGCCGTGGGCGGTGATGAGCTCGCTCGCATAGCGCTCCTCGACGTACTGCGAGAGCACGAGGAGGGGGAGATCGGGATGCCGGGCCCGCAGTCTCAGCGCGGCCCGGATGCCCTCGTCGGTGAAGGTGGGCGGAAGCCGCACGTCGAGGAGGCAGAGCTCGGGCATCGTCTGCTCGACGGTCTCCTCGAGGGTCCGCGCGTCCGCCAGGGCGGCGACCACCTCGTGGCCGGAGTCCTCCAGGACGCGGACGAGCCCTTCGCGCAGCAGGACGGAGTCCTCGCAGATCAGGATGCGCACGGGACGCTCACCTCCAGAGACGTGGGACCACCCTGGGGGCTGTCCAGCCGTGCCGTGCCGCCCGCGGCGAGGACGCGGTTCATGATGCCGTCCAGGCCGCCACCGGGCGTCACCTGCGCGCCGCCGATCCCGTCGTCCTCGACGCGCGCCCACAGGCTCCCGTCCGGGCGCTGACGGACCAGCACGCGGCAGCCCGTTGCGCGTGAGTGCTTCGCGGCGTTCGTGAGCGATTCGGCGATGCAGAAGTAGACGGCGGCCTCGGCGTTGCTGTCGCAGCGCCGATCGATGCGGACGTCGAGCTGGACGGGGATGGGCGAGCGCCCGGCGAGAGCCGAGAGGGCGGCATCCAGCCCCCGATCATCGAGCACCGACGCGTGGATGCCGCGCGCGAGCTGCCGGAGCTCGGTGATGGCGGCCTTCGTCGAGGTGTGCGCCTCCGCGAGCAGCGCTTTCGCCGCCTCGGGGTCGTCGTCGATCTTCTGCTGCGCGAGACCCAGCGTCATCCCGACCGACACGAGCCGGGGCTGCACCCCGTCGTGGAGGTCTCGTTCGATGCGGGTGCGCTCGACCTCGGAGGCCCGGATCGCCCCCTCGCGGCGGACGTCGGATGTGCGCGCCTGCTCGACGAGCTGGGCCTCACGGGTGGGCACCACGATCGCGCGGGCGAGGACGGCGTGGAGCACGGCGAGACCGATGATCGCGGCCACCGCGACGAGCGCGACCAGGATCCCGGTGACGACCGCCCACGAGACAGGCACCTCGATGCCGGTGCCGGCGAGGGTGACGGCGCCGCTGCGGGCGAAGAGCGGAGCGAAGACGAGCACGATCGCCGACGCGAAGACCGACACGAGCGGCAGGACGATCAGACCCAGGACCGTCCCGATCGCGGCACTCGCGATCGCGCGCCACATCGACGGGTCGATGAACTGCCGCCAGACGACACGGAGGAAGCCGCCGAAGCCCGGCGTGGTCCGCCGACGCGGCGCGAGGCCCGGCAGGCCCAGCGCATACAGCCCGTCCACGCGTGCCGTCTCCAACCACGCCACGCCGTACAGCGCGTAGACGAAGCCGAGGAGGAAGACCAGGCCGATGCCGAGGACGGGGACGAGTCCGAGCCCGACCCCGAGCAGCGTGGCGAGGACCGTGAAGACGACGGGCCCCACGACGCCGAGGGCGGCGAGCTGGGCGATGGCTCCGGCGATCCGCAGCGGGTCGCGCAGCGGCGATCGTGACGGCGGCGGGACGACGGGAGCGGCGCTCGGAGCGAGGGTGGAGGAGGTCATGGCTCCACGGTATTGATGCGCGCCGCCGCGCGCGCCGGGGGCATCCGGAATCCTCCCGTCGGGTTAACCCGAAGCGGTCAGCCGGACAGCCCCGACACGCCGCTCCCGATGAGCATCGCGCCGATCACGATCAGCACGAGAGCCATCACGATCGCGTTGTTCGCGATGAGCCAGTTCTTCGCGGTCTGCAGGACCGGCGTGACCCGGTCGCCGGCGACCGCCACCAGGGTCACCGGGACCGCCACGCTCAGGCAGGCGAGCACGACGAAGAGCGCGCCCGCGCCGATCGCCTGACCGATCGGCAGGAACGCCCCGCCGATCGTGAGCCCGGCTCCCGCGGCGAACGCGATCTCCTTCGGATTCACGACCGTCAGCACGAACCCGAGCCGGAGTGCACCGCCCCTGCCGGTGCGCTCGATCGACTGCATCCAGCCCGGCAGCTTCGGTGCGGCATCCGCCCGCGGCCGCCGGACGAACTTGCGGATGCCGACCCCCACGAGCACGACGCCGAGGGCGAGCCGCAGCACAGCTGCCGGAAGAGAGGATCCCGCGGCCTGATCGATCAGGTCCGACACGACGGCGAAGACCGCGGTGAGCAGCGCGAAGCCCGCCGCGCGGCCGAGGAGGAAGAGGCTGCTCCCGCCGAGCCCCACCGGGGCGGTGAGCAGCAGCAGGACGGCGATGATCGGGAACGGACTGAGCGCGACGCCGATCCCGAACGGAATGAGGTCGCCGATCACGTCGAGCACGGCATCCTCCTGACTCCCGCGGGTCCGTCCCGCGCGCGCCCGACGCACGCGAAGGGCATTTCACCCTAGTGCGCAAGCCCCCCTCCGGGCTGTCGCGCCTGGGATAGGTTCGGGCACGGCCTTCGCCCGGAGCGGAGGTTCACAGCACATCACCTCGACAGAAACAGAGACACACCATGGGTTTCCTCGCATTCCTCATCCTCGGCCTGCTGGCCGGCGCCATCGCCAAGCTGATCCTCCCCGGTAAGCAGGGCGGCGGCTGGCTCATCACCCTGCTCCTCGGCGTCGTGGGCGCCCTGCTCGGCGGGTGGCTCGGCAGCGTCCTCTTCGGCGCGCCGCTGCAGGACTTCTTCTCGCTGCAGACCTGGCTCCTGGCCATCGGCGGTTCGATCATCGTCCTGCTGATCTACGGCCTCATCGTCGGTCGCCGCAAGCGCGCCTGATCATCCGAAGGGCGCCGACGGTCATCCGTCGGCGCCCTTCGTCGTTCCCGCTACGGCCTGAGCGACGCGACGAACTCGAGCTTGTCCAGGACCGGAGCCGGGATCACGAACGGATAGAGATCGTCCTTGCCCATCGAACGGTTGATCGCGTTGAGCGCGGTCGACAGCGGCACCCACACCTCCGTGACCAGCTCTCGAAACGACCGGGAGCCGCGCTCGTCGCTGATCAGTCCGTAGTGCACCGCCGTGTCGAGCGTGTCGCAGATGTGCAGGTAGTGCGCCCAGGTCTCGGCGAAGTCCTCGTACGGGTGCATCGTCGCGTACATCGTGAGGTATCGCTCCTCCCATCCCGCGGGCGGGCCGTCAGCGTAGTGCCGATCGATCTGCTCCTGGTAGTCCACGGTCTCGTCGCCGAACAGCTCACGTGCGCGCGCCAGGAGCCCGGCATCCGCCGCCTTCTCCACGAGCTGCCACTCGAAGTAGTGCCCGACCTCGTGCCGGAAGTGGCCGAGCATCGTCCGGTACGGCTCGTCGAGCTCGCCGCGGACGCGCTCGCGGTACGCGGGATCGCTCTCGGCGAGGTCGATCGTGATGACCCCCTCGTCATGCCCGATCACGACGTTGCGGTCGGTGCTGGAGAGCAGGTCGAAGCACAGCCCGTCGACGGGATCGCCGCCGGTGGCGGCATCCTTGCCGATGACGGGGAAGCCCAGGTCATCGAGCTCCGCGATCAGGTAGCGCTTCGCCCGCTCGGCGACCGGGAAGTTCGCGATGCCCGCGGCATCCGCGTCGTTCGGGCGCGTTCGCGTGAGCGCGCAGCTGAAGCACTGGCCGCCCTCGAGCGGCGCGAGCCACGTGCATCCCGACAGGTCGAGGTTGCGGCAGACGTGCCAGATGAGCCCGGTCGCGTCGACGTAGCGGCCCTGCAGGTCGACCGGGACGATCTGCCGCTCGTCACGCGAATACCCGAGGCCCGTCCGGCAGGTCACGCAGAGGGAGTTCTCGAAGAAGAGGGGACTGCTGCACACGCGGCATCGATAGGCTTTCACCTTCTCAGGCTCGCACGTCGAACCGATCGGCCCCCGGCCCTTGCGGATCGGGGGATGATCTGCGGTCAGCTCTGCGCGAGCTCGGTGAGCGGGGCGACATCCACCGCGACGCGGAGTGTGGACTTCTTCGCCTCGGTGAAGATCACGCCCTTCACCGGCGGCACATCGCCGTAGTCCCGGCCCCACGCGACCGTCACGTGCCGGTCGGCCGTCCACTGGTCGTTGGTCGGATCGAACGCGAGCCACTGGTCCGAACCAGGCAGCCACGCGGCCACCCACGCGTGCGACGCGTCGGCGCCGACCATGCGGGGCTTCCCCGGGGGCGGTGTCGTCGCGAGGTACCCGCTGACGTAGCGAGCGGCGACGCCGTGGCTGCGCAGGCACGCGAGGGCGAGGTGGGCGAAGTCCTGGCAGACACCCGCCCGCTTGTCGAACACGTCGGCGACAGTGCTCGTGACCGTCGTGGCGGTCTTGTCGTAGTGGAAATCGGTCTTGATCCGGTGCATAAGATCGGTCACGGCCTCGCCGATCGGGCGCCCCGGCGTGAGGGATGCCGCGCCGTACGCGCGGGCGGCGTCCACGTGCCGGGCCTTCGGTGATTCCAGAGCGAATTCGGCCGCCGACCACGCGCCGCGGATCTCCGGGTGCAGGATCGGGCGCGCCCGCTCCCACGGTTCGGCGAGCGCGTCGGCATCGTAGGCAGTGGGTTCGACCGTCACTTCGCTCAGCGCGTCGATCGTGAGCTGCAGGTGCGGCTCGGTGACGTGGAAGTACGACACGACGTTGCCGTAGCAATCCACGTCGTCGCTGAGGTCGCCGGGCGCCGGATCGATCGTGACCGTCCGGAAGGCCACCTGCTGCCACGGCAATTCGCGCGGCCGGCAGTGCGCGATTCCGAAGCTGCTGGAGACGTCGTCGTCGTACGTGTACGTCGTGCGGTGCGACACGCGGTATCTCATGCGTCGGCTCCGCTCACTTCGATCAGGCTCAGCGACGACAGCGGCTGCGGCTCAGGGCCGGCGGCGAAGTGCAGATGCACGATCGCATCGCCCAGGCGATGCAGCTGGGCGCGGGTCTCGGCGAGGAACTCGTCCAGACGCGGACGGCGGCCGTCGACCGGGACGGTGAGCGCCGGCAGGTCGACCGCCTCGAGCGCGTCCTCGAGGTGCTCGAGCAGCCGCTCGGGGCGCGTCGAGCCGGTCGAGGCGGCGAGGGCAGCGAGATGGAAGCGCAGCCGATCCAGCGCGAACGCCACCGACCGGGGGTTGCCGGTGTCCAGCAGCAGCAGTTCGAGCACGTCGGCGGTGCGCAGGACGCCTCGGTAGCGGCGACGGTGCGTCACGGAGCTCTCCGCGGCCATCAGCACGCCGCCGAGCACCGCGCGGTCCACGCCGATCCCGTGCGAGGCGGTCGTCGTCGACGCCAGCAGCGTGCACACCTGCAGCGCCCGCTCGAGGTAGCGGCCCGCCTCGATCGCGTGCCAGCCGTCGTCGCGGATCATGTTGGCCGTCACGCCCTGCAGCGACAGGATGCCGCCCAGCATGCGACTGGCCGATTCGGCGATCTGCGTCCGGCGCGACGAGCGCAGCGCCCGCATCGCCCGGTCGGTGCTGCCGAAAGCGCGCCAGGTGTCGACGGAGAGCTGATCGCGGACGCCCTCGAGCGCGTCGCGCAGGCGCTGGAGCGAGTGGGCGGCGGAGCCGGGGCGATCGGCGTCCAGCAGCAGCGAGCGCTGCTCGAGATCCGGGTCGCCGTAGCGCGTCCCGCACAGCCGCTGCAGGACGCCGATGAGCGCCCGGACGGCCGCCCCGCCCTGCGTGCTCGAGCTGAAGTCGAGCTGCTCGGCGTACGCGCTCGCCGTGATCACGAGCCGGACGAGGTCTTCGGCGCGCTCGGTGTACCGGCCCGACCAGAACATGTCCTCCACCGCGCGCGGGGACAGCACCGGCACCGCTCGAGTGAGCGGCACGGGAGCGACCTCGACGATGCCCTGGTCGGGATCGGTCGGGGCGTTCTTGAGCACCCAGACGTCCTTCGTGCTGGGCGCGGCGGCGCGGTCGTCGACGAGCGTGGCGAGTCCGCCGACCAGCGGGCGGTAGATCGCGCCGTCGCGGACCGTGAACGAGCGCAGGACGAGCGGATGCGGCCCCGCCCGGCCCGACGTGCGACCCACGCTCCCCCACGCTGGCGCCTGCGAGAGCGGGAGGCGCTCCTGTCCCACGAAGCGGTGCGGCGCCGCGAGGATCCGCGCGCGCAGCTCCGCGGGATCCAGACCCGACAGATCAGCGGCGCGACCGTCGATCTCGCGGATGATGAGCGCCCGGGCTTCCGTCGCAGGCCGCTGATCGAGCGAGGCGAGGACGGCGGCGAGCCCCTCGTCGTCGCCGCACCACTGCGTCGGCACCGCCGGCAGGCGCAGCTGTTCGCCGAGAAGACGCTCGCAGACGGCGGGCATGAAGGGGATGAGTCCCGGATTCTCCAGCACGCCGGCACCGAGGCCGTTCACGAGGCGCACCCGGCCCCGGCGCACGGCCTCGGTGAGACCGGCGACGCCCAGCCGGGATCCGGCGCGCAGCTCGAGCGGATCGCACCACTCGGCATCCACGCGCCGCAGGATCACGTCCACGCGCTCATGCGGCGCATGCTGCGGGAAGCCGGCGGGCTTGATCCACACCCAGCCGTCGTGCACGACGAGGTCTTCGCCCTGCACGAGCGGGAAGCCGAGGATGTTCGCGATGAAGGCCTGGTCGTACGCGGTCTCGGAGTGCGTTCCCGGCGAGAGGACGACCACGCGCGGGTCGGCGATCTCGGCGGGGGCCGCCTGGAGGAGCGCCGAGCGGACGGCCGAGAAGTACGGCTCCATGCGATGCAGACCCGCCTCTTCGTAGAGGTCGGGCAGCACGCGCGAGAGGATCCGCCGGTTCTCCATCGCGTAGCCGAGCCCGGAGGGCGCCTGCACGCGGTCGGTGAGTACCCGCCACTCGCCCGCCGCGTCGCGGCCGAGGTCGGTGCTGGCGAGGATGAGCGGCTGGGGGTCGTGCCCGCGGCGGCGGACGATCGGCCGCGTGTAGCCGGAGTGCCCGAACACGACGGCCGACGGGATGATGCCCTCCGAGAGGAGCCGCTGCTCGCCGTACAGGTCCGCGAGCAGCGCGTTCAGCAGCTCCGCGCGCTGCGCGAGACCCACCTCGAGCCGCGCCCAGGTCGCGGCATCCAGGACGAGCGGCATCGGGTCCAGCTGCCAGGGCTGGGTCCCCTGCTCGGGGTTGCCGTACGTCGCGCCGTCATCGGCGAGAAGGGTCGCGATCTCGTCGTCGATCCGGCCGATCTCGATCCCGGTGAGCTCGACCGCGACCGCGGCCATGCCTTTCCATGCCGACCGCAGCCCGCCGTCGGGTCCGACGACCTCGTCGAAGCGCGCGCCGGTGCCCGCGAGCGGCAGCGTGGGCTGCGAGATCGCGGCGGCGTAGTCGCGCAGCAGACTCACGAGAGCGGCACCCGCCGCAGGTCGAGCGTGTGCGGATAGTCCGGTGTGGCGGCCCGCCGGGCCTTCTCGCGGAGCTCGGCCACGTCGAGCCGGCCGGCCGTGTGGCCGTGCGGCGCGAACCGGCTCGCGCGCCGAGCCTCGGCCTCATTCGAGTTGATCGGGGGCCGCTCGTACGACCGGCCACCGGGGTGGACGACGTGATAGGTCGCGCCGCCGACGCTCACCCCGGAGGCGATGTCGACGACGTCGAAGACGAGCGGCGCGTGCACGGGGATCGTCGGGTGCAGCGCCGAGTACGGCTGCCACGCGCGATAGCGCACGCCGGCGTAGTACTCCGCGGCCGGGCCGGACGAGGTCAGAGGCACGGGAACACTCTGACACGTCACGAGGTGGGTGCGCGGATCGAGCCCGGTGACCTTCACCTGAATGCGCTCGAGCGACGAGTCGACGTAGCGCGACGTGCCTCCCTCGGTCACCTCCTCGCCGAGCACGTTCCACGGTTCGATCGCCTGCCGCAGCTCGAGCTCGACGCCGTTCTCGAGCCGCGTCACGCCGATGCGCGGGAAGCGGAACTCGGTGAACGCGTCGAACCACTCCGTCTCGAACGCGATGCCGTGGTCCCGCAGGTCCGCGACGACCTCGGCGATGTCGGTGGTCGCGCCCTCCGGCAGCAGGAAGTCCTCGTGCAGGCGGGTTCCCCACCGGATGAGCGGCGCCTCGTACGGCTTCTCCCAGAACATCGCGACCATGCTCCGCACCAGAAGCGCCTGGACGAGCGCGAGCTGCGGATGCGGCGGCATCTCGAATCCGCGCAGTTCGAGCAGACCCAGGCGTCCCCGGCTCGAGTCGGGGCTGTAGAGCTTGTCGATGCAGAACTCGGCGCGGTGCGTGTTGCCGGTGAGGTCCGTGAGCAGGTGCCGCAGCGCCCGGTCGATGAGCCACGGCGAAGACTCTTCGCCGAGCTCCCGCGCCACCCCGGTGAGCCGGCGGACCTCCTGCAGCGCGATCTCCATCTCGTACACGGCTTCCGGCCGGCCCTCGTCGAACCGCGGCGCCTGGCTCGTCGGTCCGATGAAGCGCCCCGAGAACAGGTAGGACAGGCTCGGGTGCCGCTGCCAGTACGTGATCAGGCTCGCCAGCAGATCGGGACGCCGCAGCAGCGGCGAGTCGACGGGCTGCGTGCCGCCGAGCGTGAGGTGGTTGCCGCCGCCCGTGCCGGTGTGCAGACCGTCGAGGTCGAACTTCTCGGTCGCGAGCCGGCTCTGCCTGGCCTGCTCGTACAGGGTGACGGTGAGGTGGCGGAGCTCCTCCCAGGACGAGGTCGGCTGCACGTTGACCTCGATGACCCCGGGGTCGGGGGTGACGACGAGCTGAGTGAGCCGCGCGTCCGGCGGCGGACCGTAGCCCTCGAGCACGATCCGGCACCGCGTGAGAGCGGCCGCCCGCTCGATGACGGCCAGGAGGTCCGCGTACGCCTCGAGCTCGATCGTTGGCGGCAGGAAGACGTGCACGAAGCCGTCCCGGGCCTCGAACGCGAGCGCCGTCGTGCGCGCCTCCTCCGGGTCGACGACGGGGACGCTGCGGATGCGGGACTCCAGCGCCGGGCCCGCTTCGAGATAGGAGGGCTCCCCCGGGTGCTCCGGGTCGGTCCACGAGACCGAGTCCAGCGGCAGCCGCAGTCCCACGGCACTGGTTCCGGGAAGGAGCACGAGCCGCCCGCGCCGGAAGCTCCAGGCGGGGCTCGTCCACTCCCCCTCGGTCGTCAGCGGCAGGACCCAGCCGGTCGGCGTCGTGGCCGTGCGGTCGGCGGCGGCGACGTCGAGGTCGCTCTCGTCCACGCCGGGACGCGGCCCCTCCGGCTGACGCACGTCGGCGGCGAGCGCGGCGAACGGATCCTCGTAGGCGGGCAGGAGCCGTCGATCGGGGATGCCGAGCAGCGCGGTCACCGCGCGGGCGAGGGCTTCGGCGTTGCGGGGCGCGTCGGGATCGGCATCCGGTCCCCACGGGTCGGCGAACAGGGACGCGTCGCTCCACAGCGGCTGACCGTCCGTGCGCCACTGCAGCGCGATGTTCCAGCGCGGGAGGGGCTCGCCGGGATACCACTTGCCCTGCCCGCGGTGCACGACGCCGCCGAGCGCGTACGTGCTGCGCAGGCGCTCGGCGAGCACGTTCGCGAGTTCGCGCTTGTGCTCGCCGTCGGCATCCGTGCTCCACTGCGGGCTCGTCTTGCCCTCCTCGTCGGCGCTCTCCAGCGCGACGAACGTGGGCTCGCCGCCCATCGTGAGACGCACGTCGCCCGCGCGCAGGCGATCGTCGACCGCGAGCCCGAGCGCGTCGATGCGCGCCCACTGGTCGTCGGTGTACGGCTTCGTGGTGCGCGGATCCTCGTGGATGCGGATGACCTCGTTGCGGAACTCGAACGCGACCTCCACCGGCTCGGTGGCGCCCTGGATCGGCGCGGCGCTGGAGGGGTGCGGAGTCGCGCTGAGCGGAATGTGACCCTCGCCGGCGAACAGGGCGCTCGTGGGGTCCATGCCGACCCATCCGGCACCCGGGATGTACACCTCGGTCCACGCGTGCAGGTCGGTGAAGTCGACCTCGGTGCCGCTCGGGCCGTCCAAGGCCTTCTGATCGGCGGCGAGCTGGACCAGGTATCCCGAGACGAACCGGGCGGCGAGGCCGTACTGGCGGAGCAGGCTCACCAGGAGCCACGCGCTGTCCCGGCACGAGCCGATCGCCCGGCCGAGGGTCTCGTCGGGGGTCTGCACCCCGGGCTCCATCCGCACGTCGTACGCGACATCGCGGTGCACCGCGGAGTTGAGCCCCGC is a window from the Microbacterium lacus genome containing:
- a CDS encoding transglutaminase family protein, which produces MSTKVSLTHHTGYTFARPVSVTPHVVRLRPAPHARTPIEAYSLEVSPANHFINWQQDPFGNWVARLVFPEKIDHLSVTVSLVADMMVINPFDFFIEEYAETFPFEYEPGLKADLAPYLRPVEGSDQAAVWKQSLPPVPAEGMPTVPFLAGLNSAVHRDVAYDVRMEPGVQTPDETLGRAIGSCRDSAWLLVSLLRQYGLAARFVSGYLVQLAADQKALDGPSGTEVDFTDLHAWTEVYIPGAGWVGMDPTSALFAGEGHIPLSATPHPSSAAPIQGATEPVEVAFEFRNEVIRIHEDPRTTKPYTDDQWARIDALGLAVDDRLRAGDVRLTMGGEPTFVALESADEEGKTSPQWSTDADGEHKRELANVLAERLRSTYALGGVVHRGQGKWYPGEPLPRWNIALQWRTDGQPLWSDASLFADPWGPDADPDAPRNAEALARAVTALLGIPDRRLLPAYEDPFAALAADVRQPEGPRPGVDESDLDVAAADRTATTPTGWVLPLTTEGEWTSPAWSFRRGRLVLLPGTSAVGLRLPLDSVSWTDPEHPGEPSYLEAGPALESRIRSVPVVDPEEARTTALAFEARDGFVHVFLPPTIELEAYADLLAVIERAAALTRCRIVLEGYGPPPDARLTQLVVTPDPGVIEVNVQPTSSWEELRHLTVTLYEQARQSRLATEKFDLDGLHTGTGGGNHLTLGGTQPVDSPLLRRPDLLASLITYWQRHPSLSYLFSGRFIGPTSQAPRFDEGRPEAVYEMEIALQEVRRLTGVARELGEESSPWLIDRALRHLLTDLTGNTHRAEFCIDKLYSPDSSRGRLGLLELRGFEMPPHPQLALVQALLVRSMVAMFWEKPYEAPLIRWGTRLHEDFLLPEGATTDIAEVVADLRDHGIAFETEWFDAFTEFRFPRIGVTRLENGVELELRQAIEPWNVLGEEVTEGGTSRYVDSSLERIQVKVTGLDPRTHLVTCQSVPVPLTSSGPAAEYYAGVRYRAWQPYSALHPTIPVHAPLVFDVVDIASGVSVGGATYHVVHPGGRSYERPPINSNEAEARRASRFAPHGHTAGRLDVAELREKARRAATPDYPHTLDLRRVPLS
- a CDS encoding circularly permuted type 2 ATP-grasp protein — encoded protein: MSLLRDYAAAISQPTLPLAGTGARFDEVVGPDGGLRSAWKGMAAVAVELTGIEIGRIDDEIATLLADDGATYGNPEQGTQPWQLDPMPLVLDAATWARLEVGLAQRAELLNALLADLYGEQRLLSEGIIPSAVVFGHSGYTRPIVRRRGHDPQPLILASTDLGRDAAGEWRVLTDRVQAPSGLGYAMENRRILSRVLPDLYEEAGLHRMEPYFSAVRSALLQAAPAEIADPRVVVLSPGTHSETAYDQAFIANILGFPLVQGEDLVVHDGWVWIKPAGFPQHAPHERVDVILRRVDAEWCDPLELRAGSRLGVAGLTEAVRRGRVRLVNGLGAGVLENPGLIPFMPAVCERLLGEQLRLPAVPTQWCGDDEGLAAVLASLDQRPATEARALIIREIDGRAADLSGLDPAELRARILAAPHRFVGQERLPLSQAPAWGSVGRTSGRAGPHPLVLRSFTVRDGAIYRPLVGGLATLVDDRAAAPSTKDVWVLKNAPTDPDQGIVEVAPVPLTRAVPVLSPRAVEDMFWSGRYTERAEDLVRLVITASAYAEQLDFSSSTQGGAAVRALIGVLQRLCGTRYGDPDLEQRSLLLDADRPGSAAHSLQRLRDALEGVRDQLSVDTWRAFGSTDRAMRALRSSRRTQIAESASRMLGGILSLQGVTANMIRDDGWHAIEAGRYLERALQVCTLLASTTTASHGIGVDRAVLGGVLMAAESSVTHRRRYRGVLRTADVLELLLLDTGNPRSVAFALDRLRFHLAALAASTGSTRPERLLEHLEDALEAVDLPALTVPVDGRRPRLDEFLAETRAQLHRLGDAIVHLHFAAGPEPQPLSSLSLIEVSGADA